A genomic segment from Deltaproteobacteria bacterium encodes:
- a CDS encoding HAMP domain-containing histidine kinase has translation MSTAFFPDARFAQLAVALLCYVGICLNAAGLSVWSVRREPAQALVTLLFLGLFPLPLRWSSPALALVQYALVVLAIAGVGANQVRFALMRHREVRAYAAGTSAVPLGLAVTVLIAAPAVLLAGYTILDMARQLTAGGLAARVPGVDLAPAEALVGRAASRALWVVAAFGLYMGVAGLLDRTWLRVVGRIRLLNVGARFVWINSLLAVTSVVALAVIVAAGVPSAAGRGAFVAIVALSLLPGLNQLTWVYDAVCRRVLAFHVLLGVGAATVFGVTALFAWLGAAPAVGWMAALAGVALAAAALPARVDEALERWFFPRAGAMRARLLAIAAEPLVGATRAEAAGHLLRRVVEVLDGEGGLVVLPATATEPAGAEAIGRVDPGPLGAAPASAARAVADLGLGNVPHPIEELPLAHQLRLLECGVMLACPLAGRRTEATLLLGPRRGWLYDVATVQALRVFASHAGLALENLALARERAHAEKLAALGEAAARIAHEIRNPLAAARSYVQQLGGSNGADGLVEPAVDELDRIGRLVTDLLAFARRDELQARGDVDLAAVCRQAIEQTASLAAARAVELETELASATVSADRDRLVQVVANLCRNAVEALGAREPPRRLAVRCAAEGGAGVVEVRDNGPGIPADELSRLFEPFRTTKSSGTGLGLPIARRIVDAHGGRVAVESAPGANTVFRVELPLVR, from the coding sequence GTGAGCACCGCGTTCTTCCCGGACGCCCGCTTCGCTCAGCTGGCGGTCGCGCTTCTCTGCTACGTCGGCATCTGCCTGAACGCAGCCGGCCTCTCCGTGTGGAGCGTGCGGCGCGAGCCCGCGCAGGCGCTGGTCACGCTCCTCTTCCTCGGGCTCTTCCCCTTGCCGCTCCGCTGGAGCTCGCCGGCGCTCGCGCTCGTGCAGTATGCCCTCGTGGTGCTCGCCATCGCCGGCGTCGGGGCGAACCAGGTCCGGTTCGCCCTCATGCGCCACCGCGAGGTGCGTGCCTACGCGGCCGGCACGAGCGCCGTGCCCCTCGGCCTGGCCGTCACCGTCTTGATCGCCGCCCCGGCGGTGCTGCTCGCGGGGTACACGATCCTGGACATGGCCCGGCAGCTCACGGCGGGAGGCCTCGCCGCCCGCGTGCCAGGCGTCGATCTGGCGCCCGCCGAGGCGCTGGTCGGACGCGCAGCGTCGCGCGCGCTCTGGGTGGTCGCCGCGTTCGGCCTCTACATGGGCGTCGCCGGCCTTCTCGATCGGACCTGGCTGCGGGTCGTCGGCCGTATCCGTCTCCTCAACGTGGGTGCCCGCTTCGTCTGGATCAACAGCTTGCTCGCAGTGACGAGCGTCGTCGCCCTCGCGGTGATCGTTGCCGCGGGCGTCCCGTCGGCGGCAGGGCGCGGGGCGTTCGTCGCGATCGTCGCCCTCAGCCTGCTCCCCGGACTGAACCAGCTCACCTGGGTCTACGATGCGGTGTGCCGGCGTGTCCTTGCCTTCCACGTGCTGCTCGGCGTCGGGGCCGCAACGGTATTCGGCGTGACGGCGTTGTTTGCATGGCTCGGGGCGGCGCCCGCCGTCGGGTGGATGGCGGCTCTCGCGGGTGTGGCGCTCGCCGCGGCGGCGCTTCCCGCCCGCGTCGACGAGGCCCTCGAGCGCTGGTTCTTCCCGCGCGCCGGCGCCATGCGCGCCCGCCTGCTCGCCATCGCCGCCGAGCCGCTCGTGGGCGCGACGCGCGCCGAGGCCGCGGGCCATCTCCTGCGCCGGGTGGTGGAGGTGCTCGACGGGGAGGGCGGCCTGGTCGTCCTGCCGGCGACGGCGACCGAACCTGCGGGGGCGGAAGCGATCGGTCGTGTCGACCCGGGGCCGCTGGGCGCCGCGCCAGCCAGCGCCGCCCGCGCCGTCGCGGACCTCGGGCTCGGAAACGTTCCTCACCCGATCGAGGAGCTGCCGCTGGCGCACCAGCTCCGCCTGCTCGAATGCGGCGTCATGCTCGCGTGTCCGCTCGCGGGCCGCCGCACCGAGGCGACGCTCCTCCTCGGCCCGCGCCGCGGCTGGCTCTACGATGTGGCCACCGTGCAGGCCCTCCGGGTCTTCGCGAGCCACGCCGGGCTGGCGCTCGAGAACCTCGCGCTCGCGCGCGAGCGGGCCCATGCAGAGAAGCTCGCCGCGCTCGGCGAGGCGGCGGCGCGCATCGCCCACGAGATCCGCAACCCGCTCGCCGCCGCGCGGAGCTACGTGCAGCAGCTCGGGGGGAGCAACGGAGCAGACGGCCTCGTCGAGCCGGCGGTGGACGAGCTCGATCGCATCGGGCGGCTGGTGACCGACCTCCTCGCCTTCGCCCGTCGCGACGAGCTGCAGGCCCGCGGTGACGTCGACCTGGCGGCCGTCTGCCGGCAGGCGATCGAGCAGACCGCCTCGCTGGCCGCGGCACGAGCGGTCGAGCTCGAGACCGAGCTCGCGTCGGCGACCGTGTCTGCCGACCGCGACCGCCTCGTCCAGGTGGTGGCCAACCTGTGCCGGAACGCGGTCGAGGCGCTGGGCGCGCGCGAGCCGCCACGTCGGCTGGCCGTGCGCTGCGCAGCCGAGGGAGGCGCCGGCGTCGTCGAGGTGCGCGACAATGGCCCCGGCATTCCGGCGGACGAGCTATCGCGGCTCTTCGAGCCGTTTCGTACCACCAAGAGCTCCGGGACGGGGCTCGGGCTGCCGATCGCGCGACGCATCGTGGATGCACACGGCGGCCGCGTCGCCGTCGAGAGCGCGCCGGGGGCGAACACGGTGTTCCGCGTCGAGCTACCGCTCGTGCGGTGA